One Euphorbia lathyris chromosome 1, ddEupLath1.1, whole genome shotgun sequence DNA segment encodes these proteins:
- the LOC136231843 gene encoding uncharacterized protein, producing MLTPTPTFRVQHHPPTCCILYTSTSLCFFAPKPISSPFLTSLRQNITLHRSVGLASSCKQRKGLIVEASSHVASPLWDSWKPQTSASSASLSDILWPSAGAFAAMAILGKIDQIIAPKGISMTIAPLGAVCAVLFATPSSPAARKYNMFIAQIGCAAIGVMAFSIFGAGWLARSVALAASVAFMIYTRSPHPPAASLPLLFIDGVKMHHLNYWYVLFPGATGCILLCLIQEIVMYLKDNIKF from the exons ATGCTCACGCCTACGCCTACTTTTCGTGTTCAACACCATCCTCCTACTTGCTGTATCTTATACACATCAACGTCTCTGTGCTTCTTCGCTCCCAAACCCATTTCTTCACCGTTCCTTACTTCTCTGAGGCAGAATATCACATTGCATAGATCTGTCGGGTTAGCTTCTTCTTGTAAACAGAGGAAGGGTTTGATTGTTGAAGCATCAAGCCATGTGGCTTCTCCTCTCTGGGATTCCTGGAAACCACAAACCTCTGCTTCCTCAGCTTCCTTGAGCGACATCCTCTGGCCTTCTGCAG GAGCATTTGCGGCGATGGCAATATTAGGAAAGATAGACCAAATAATAGCGCCAAAAGGAATATCGATGACAATTGCCCCATTAGGAGCTGTTTGCGCTGTTCTCTTTGCCACTCCTTCCTCCCCTGCTGCCAGG AAGTACAATATGTTCATAGCTCAGATTGGTTGTGCAGCCATTGGGGTTATGGCCTTCTCAATATTTGGAGCAGGCTGGCTTGCTAGAAGTGTTGCTCTTGCTGCATCTGTAGCTTTTATGATCTACACTCGATCTCCACACCCTCCTG CTGCAAGCTTGCCACTTTTGTTCATTGATGGGGTTAAAATGCACCACTTGAATTATTGGTACGTCTTGTTCCCCGGCGCAACAGGATGCATTCTCCTTTGTTTGATT CAAGAGATAGTGATGTACTTGAAGGACAACATCAAATTTTAA